The DNA window ATCTACGAGCCTGACCGCGGTGGACTCCTCGGTTGCAGCAATATCGAGAATTACCACGCGACCGATCCGGAAGCTCTCGCGCACTTGTTGCGCCGACTCCCGAAAGGTCGACGGGGCTACATGGACTGCTTGGGTTAGGTGAACGACCGGATCTGGTGGCGGTTCCGCTTCGATTGAGGCAAGCCACTCTGCGTCATCCAGCGATTGAGCAATTTTCTGCTGGTCCCGCGGCGCGGGAACCCTGGGTGGAGGCTCCTGGCTCGATGACTCGAGTGTAGGGAAACGACGGCTCAAGAACCTAAGTGCCAGTAGCAGTGCTACCAGTGCGAACGTTGGCCAAGCTAAGGCATCGACGAATCC is part of the Amycolatopsis sp. CA-230715 genome and encodes:
- the sepF gene encoding cell division protein SepF, which produces MVGRGRSFVTLGFVDALAWPTFALVALLLALRFLSRRFPTLESSSQEPPPRVPAPRDQQKIAQSLDDAEWLASIEAEPPPDPVVHLTQAVHVAPSTFRESAQQVRESFRIGRVVILDIAATEESTAVRLVDFCGAMVLASRGTLHRLSSTVLLLTPRIA